GGTAGTCCTCCATCGCCGGGTACAGGAATTCCTCGATAACCGGCCTCAGCCGGTGCACCTCATCGATGAACAGGATGTCCCGCTCACGCAGGTTGGTGAGGATGCCGACGAGATCTCCCGGCTTCTCGAGCACCGGTCCGGAAGTCGTCTTGAGGTTTACGCCCAGCTCTCGGGCCATGAGCATGGCGAGCGTGGTCTTCCCCAGCCCGGGGGGGCCGTGGAGCAGCGTGTGGTCCAGCGCCTCCTGCCGGCTCAACGCCGCCTCGATGGCGATGCCGAGCGCCTGCTTGACCGGCTGCTGGCCGATGAACTCCCGCAACCGCTGCGGACGCAGCGATGGCTCGACCGCCTCGTCCTCCTGTAGAGGCGCCGGCGTCGTGATCTCGGTCTTCATGCTCAGTGGAGCGAACTTGGCGTGGACATCGACAGCAACATACCCGAACGCCCCACCGGGCGGCAATTTCCCTCGCGCGGGAGGGGATATCCCCGACACGGGCGTTGGGGATCGTCCGGTTGCCGAGCCCGTCCTGCGGCGCCATCGTGCGCGCAGTGACGCCCGTCGACGGCGCGGGCTCCCGTTTCCCCTACGCGGCGGGGCAGATGGGCACGCAGGATGTGACCACCGGAGCGACACCGGATGCGATGCGCTCCTTCACGCGGGCGGTGCTCAGGGACCTCCAGGCCCTGCGCCGGATCCTGGACGAGGGCCTCATAGAGGAGGGCGTCGTCCGCTTCGGCGCGGAGCAGGAGATGTTCCTGGTCGATGAAGCGTGGCGTCCGGCCCCGCTCAGTCCCGAGATCCTGGACGACCTGACGGAAGGCGACTTCACCACGGAGATCGCCCGCTTCAATCTCGAGCTGAACCTGCCGCCGCTGGTGGTGGACGCGGACGTCCTCACGCGCATGCGCGGGTTGCTGGAAGCCGGCGTCCACCGGGCGGACGAGGCGGCGCGTGCGCGCGGCGCGCGCGTCGTGCTGACGGGGATCCTGCCGACGTTGGCGAAGACCGACCTGTCGCTGGACAACATGACGCCGAACGATCGGTACCGTGAGTTGAACGAGGCGTTCATGGCGATGGCGGGGGGCAAGGTGTCGCTGCGCATAGAAGGCGTGGACGAGATCCGGCTCGAGCACGACTCGGTGATGCTGGAGGCGGCGAACACCAGCTTCCAGATCCACCTGCAGGTCGGCGCCGCGGACGCGGCGCGCCTCTACAACATCTCGCAGGCGGCGATCGCCCCCGTGCTGTCGGCGTGCGTGAACTCGCCCTTCCTGTTCGGCAAGCGGCTCTGGGGGGAAACGCGCATCGCGCTGTTCCAGCAGTCGCTGGACACGCGCGCGCCGACGCCCAGCCTGCGCGAGCTGAGCGGCCGTGTGGATTTCGGCACCTCCTGGGCACGCGACGACGTGCTGGAAATCTACCGGGAGGACCTGGCGCGCTTCCGGGTCATCATGGCGGGTGAGCCGGACGAGGATCCGATGAAGCTGTTGGATCGCGGAGAGATCCCGCGGTTGGGAGCGCTCCAGCTCTTCAACGGAACCGTGTACCGCTGGAATCGCCCCTGCTACGGAGTCGCCGACGGGGTCCCGCACCTGCGCATTGAGTGCCGGGCGCTGCCGGCGGGGCCCAGCGTTGCGGACGAGGTCGCGAACTGCGCCCTCTGGTTGGGCGTGATGCGGGGCCTGGACCGCGAGTACGGAGACCCGGCCGAGCGCATGGACTTCGCGGACGCGCGCGCCAATTTCGTCGCCGCGGCTCGGTACGGGCTCAAGGCCGGCTTCACGTGGCTGGACGGAGAAGCGGTGTCGGCGCGCACATTTTTGCGGGAGCGCCTGATCCCCCTGGCCACAGAGACCCTGCGCGAGGAGGGGCTCGCGGCCGGCGACGTGGACGAGTACATGGGCATCATCCGCGACCGGGTGGAGACCGGGCAGACCGGGGCGCGCTGGCTGGTGACCTCGGCGACCGCGCTGCAGGGCGAGGGCTGGCGCGCCGAGCGCCTCGCCGCCCTCGTCGCCGCCACCGCGGCGCGCCAGGAGAGCGGGCTGCCGGGCCATCTGTGGGAGCCCGCCCGGCTGGAAGAGGCCGGCGAATGGAAACGCAGCTACCTGCGCGTAGAGCAGTACATGAGCACCGACCTGTACACCGTGCACCAAGACGCGCTGGTGGACCTCGTCGCGTTCATCATGGACAGCAAGCACGTGCGACAGATCCTGGTTGAGGACGACGAACACCGGCTCGTCGGAGTGGTATCATACCGGTCGCTGTTGCGGCTTCTGGCGGGCGGGGCCGGCGACCCCGCGGCGGTGCCGGTCGAGGACATCATGGAGAAAGACCCGGTGACCATCGGCCCCCGCACGTCGACGCTGGAGGCCATTGCCGTGATGCGCGAGAAGGGCGTGTCGTACCTGCCCGTGGTGCAGGACGGCAAGCTCGTGGGATCCGTGAGCGAACGAACCTTCATGCCGCTGGCGGCGCAACTGATGCAGGAGAAGCTATCCGAGCTGTGAAGGAGGCAACCGACCCCCCCACCGCACGGTCACGGCGCGTGTTGTGCGACGTGACCGCCGCGGCGCCGGGCCCCACGCTGCTGTGTATCGCGGGGCTTCACGGCAACGAACCGGCCGGCGTGCGGGCGCTGGAACGGATCTCGGATGCGGTCGCTCGCGCGGGCGGGCTGCGGCGCGGGCGCCTGGTGGCGATGGTGGGGAACCTCGCGGCGCTCGAGGACCGCGAGCGCTACGTGGACCGCGACCTCAACCGCGGCTGGCACGCACGGCGGAGCGCCGGCGCCGGCGCCGAGGGAGATGCTCCAGTCGAGGATCGCGAGCAGGCGGAGCTTCTCTGCGCGATCGAATCGGTGCTGGCGGACGACCCGCACGGCGTGGTCGCGCTCGACCTGCACACCACGTCGAGCTTCGGACCTCCCTTCTCCTTGATCGGCGACACGCTGGCCAACCGCGCCTTTGCGGCGGGGCTGGGGCTACCCATCGTGCTCGGGCTCGAGGAGTTGCTGGACGGCACCCTGCTCGACTTTCTGCACGGCAGGGTCGCCGTGGCCGTTGGCGTGGAGGGCGGCCAGCACGACGACCCGGAGTCCGCGGACCGCCTGGAGGCGGTGGTGACGCGGGCCATCGACGAACTGAAGATGTCCGTCCGCAGGGGCGCCGCGTCCGACGGAGCCGGCGCGGAAGACATGCGTCTCAACGGACGGCCCCGCGCGCCGCGGTTCCTCGAGGTGCGCCACCGTCGGCAGGTGGACCCGCCCGCGGACGGCTTCCGCATGCGCGCGGGCTACCTGAACTTCCAGCCGGTCGGTGAGGGCGAGGTCGTCGCGGACGACGCGGACGGCCCCATCCGGGTTCCCGAGCGCGGCCGCCTCCTCATGCCGCTCTACCAGAAGCTGGGAGAGGATGGGTTCTTCGTCGTCCGTCCGATCCGTCCTTTCTGGATCAGGGTGTCGGGCATGCTGCGCCGCCGCCGCGCGGACCGCTGGGTGCACCTGCTGCCGGGCGTACAGACGTATCCGCAGCGTCCGGCCACTTACGCCGTCAACCGCAGGGTGGCGCGGTGGTTCGCGCTGGAGGTCTTCCATCTCCTGGGCTACCGGCGCGCGCGCGCGCACGGCGACGTGCTACTGGTAACGCGCCGTTAGAGATGACGGCGAAACCACCGGGAACAGACTCGGCGAGGAGCGTGTAGGACGGAACAGGACCCCCCCAACGACAATCCGGAGGACCCATGAGCGGCTTGCAATGGGGCGCGAAACGTATCGTGCCGATTGCTCTCCTGAGCGGGTTGACGATCTCGGCGGGGTGCGCGCGGAAGTC
This sequence is a window from Gemmatimonadota bacterium. Protein-coding genes within it:
- a CDS encoding succinylglutamate desuccinylase/aspartoacylase family protein — translated: MTAAAPGPTLLCIAGLHGNEPAGVRALERISDAVARAGGLRRGRLVAMVGNLAALEDRERYVDRDLNRGWHARRSAGAGAEGDAPVEDREQAELLCAIESVLADDPHGVVALDLHTTSSFGPPFSLIGDTLANRAFAAGLGLPIVLGLEELLDGTLLDFLHGRVAVAVGVEGGQHDDPESADRLEAVVTRAIDELKMSVRRGAASDGAGAEDMRLNGRPRAPRFLEVRHRRQVDPPADGFRMRAGYLNFQPVGEGEVVADDADGPIRVPERGRLLMPLYQKLGEDGFFVVRPIRPFWIRVSGMLRRRRADRWVHLLPGVQTYPQRPATYAVNRRVARWFALEVFHLLGYRRARAHGDVLLVTRR
- a CDS encoding CBS domain-containing protein, with protein sequence MRAVTPVDGAGSRFPYAAGQMGTQDVTTGATPDAMRSFTRAVLRDLQALRRILDEGLIEEGVVRFGAEQEMFLVDEAWRPAPLSPEILDDLTEGDFTTEIARFNLELNLPPLVVDADVLTRMRGLLEAGVHRADEAARARGARVVLTGILPTLAKTDLSLDNMTPNDRYRELNEAFMAMAGGKVSLRIEGVDEIRLEHDSVMLEAANTSFQIHLQVGAADAARLYNISQAAIAPVLSACVNSPFLFGKRLWGETRIALFQQSLDTRAPTPSLRELSGRVDFGTSWARDDVLEIYREDLARFRVIMAGEPDEDPMKLLDRGEIPRLGALQLFNGTVYRWNRPCYGVADGVPHLRIECRALPAGPSVADEVANCALWLGVMRGLDREYGDPAERMDFADARANFVAAARYGLKAGFTWLDGEAVSARTFLRERLIPLATETLREEGLAAGDVDEYMGIIRDRVETGQTGARWLVTSATALQGEGWRAERLAALVAATAARQESGLPGHLWEPARLEEAGEWKRSYLRVEQYMSTDLYTVHQDALVDLVAFIMDSKHVRQILVEDDEHRLVGVVSYRSLLRLLAGGAGDPAAVPVEDIMEKDPVTIGPRTSTLEAIAVMREKGVSYLPVVQDGKLVGSVSERTFMPLAAQLMQEKLSEL